From one Mycobacterium colombiense CECT 3035 genomic stretch:
- a CDS encoding ABC transporter ATP-binding protein, translating to MQGFAAPLAKTRCTAAAVMQDEQVVDQDAAGDVVFEFVDVVVERQGVRALDGLTAAIPAHGVTAVFGPSGSGKSTLLRLCNRLELPTSGRTSFYGSDIAGLDPLWLRRRVGMCFQRPTPFPGTVADNLRVADPDASDARMHETLARVALTGSWLGRDVAALSGGEAQRVCLARTLMAQPKVLLLDEPTSAVDTEAAEAIERAVRELAADGTPALWVTHNSAQVQRAADRVLRLESGRSLGLGPVASTPGDGPVT from the coding sequence TTGCAGGGATTCGCCGCGCCGCTCGCGAAGACGCGATGTACCGCCGCCGCGGTGATGCAGGATGAGCAGGTGGTCGATCAGGACGCCGCTGGCGACGTGGTGTTCGAGTTCGTCGATGTCGTCGTGGAACGGCAGGGAGTGCGGGCTCTGGACGGGCTGACCGCCGCCATTCCGGCTCACGGCGTGACCGCGGTGTTCGGGCCGTCGGGCTCGGGCAAATCGACCCTGCTCCGGCTGTGCAACCGGCTGGAGCTGCCGACGAGCGGACGTACGTCCTTCTACGGGTCGGACATCGCCGGGCTTGACCCGCTGTGGCTGCGCCGTCGGGTGGGCATGTGCTTTCAGCGCCCGACGCCGTTCCCCGGCACGGTCGCCGACAACCTGCGGGTCGCCGATCCCGACGCGTCCGACGCGCGGATGCACGAAACGCTGGCCCGCGTGGCGCTGACCGGATCGTGGTTGGGCCGCGACGTGGCCGCCCTCTCCGGAGGGGAGGCGCAACGCGTGTGCCTGGCCCGCACCCTGATGGCCCAGCCCAAGGTGCTGCTGCTGGACGAACCCACCTCCGCCGTCGACACCGAGGCGGCCGAAGCCATCGAGCGCGCGGTGCGCGAACTGGCCGCCGACGGCACTCCCGCCCTCTGGGTCACCCATAACTCGGCGCAGGTGCAAAGGGCCGCCGACCGGGTCCTGCGCCTTGAATCGGGCCGCAGCCTGGGCCTGGGCCCGGTCGCCTCGACGCCCGGCGACGGCCCGGTGACGTGA
- a CDS encoding SDR family NAD(P)-dependent oxidoreductase, translating into MKRLEGKRILVTGAASGIGQATALRLLSEGAGVVAADVSTDGLSNTQGYADEAGTADRLTTMPMDVGDEGSVVDGVGSAVEKLGGLDSLVNAAGILRAWHTHETTLEQWNRIIAVNLTGTFLVVREALPSLLANPRSAIVNFSSTSASFAHPYMAAYAASKGGIQAFTHSLALEYAKQGLRAACVAPGSIKSGITDATGGYIPKDADWSLFPRLMPILPTTTESSGAGMAGPEAVAGVIAMLVSDDGAWITGTEIRMDGGTHA; encoded by the coding sequence ATGAAAAGGCTTGAGGGCAAACGGATCCTGGTCACCGGCGCGGCGTCGGGAATCGGTCAGGCCACCGCGTTGCGGCTGCTGAGCGAGGGCGCCGGCGTGGTGGCCGCCGACGTCTCCACGGACGGTCTGAGCAACACGCAAGGTTATGCCGACGAGGCGGGCACCGCCGACCGGCTCACCACGATGCCGATGGACGTCGGCGACGAGGGCTCGGTGGTGGACGGCGTGGGCTCGGCCGTCGAGAAGCTGGGCGGGCTGGATTCACTGGTGAACGCCGCGGGCATCCTGCGCGCCTGGCACACCCACGAGACCACCCTCGAGCAGTGGAATCGGATCATCGCCGTCAACCTGACCGGAACCTTCCTGGTGGTTCGGGAAGCGTTGCCGTCACTGCTGGCGAATCCCCGCAGCGCGATCGTGAACTTCAGCTCCACCTCGGCGTCGTTCGCCCATCCGTACATGGCGGCCTACGCGGCGAGCAAGGGCGGCATCCAGGCCTTCACTCATTCGCTGGCGCTGGAATACGCGAAGCAGGGTCTGCGCGCGGCGTGCGTCGCGCCGGGCAGCATCAAGTCCGGAATCACCGATGCCACCGGCGGATACATCCCGAAGGACGCCGACTGGTCGCTGTTTCCCCGGCTGATGCCGATCCTGCCGACCACGACGGAGTCCAGCGGCGCGGGGATGGCCGGACCCGAAGCGGTCGCCGGGGTGATCGCCATGCTGGTCTCCGATGACGGCGCGTGGATCACGGGCACCGAGATCCGGATGGACGGCGGCACGCATGCCTGA
- a CDS encoding alpha,alpha-trehalose-phosphate synthase (UDP-forming), whose amino-acid sequence MSPGGGRGAKAAKFGNSDFVVVANRLPVDQERLPDGTTAWKRSPGGLVTALEPLLRRQRGAWVGWPGVVAENTDQDDEPIVQEDLELRPVRLSADDVAEYYEGFSNATLWPLYHDVIVKPIYHREWWDRYVAVNRRFAEATSRAAAKGATVWVQDYQLQLVPAMLRELRPDLTIGFFLHIPFPPVELFMQMPWRTEIVEGLLGADLVGFHLAGGAQNFLFLARRLIGANTSRGAVGVRSRYGEVELESRVVRVGAFPISIDSSSLDQAARHRDIKRRAREIRAELGNPRKVLLGVDRLDYTKGIDVRLKAFSELLAEGRVKRDDTVLVQLATPSRERVDSYQQLRNDIERQVGHINGEYGEVGHPVVHYLHRPVPRDELIAFFVAADVMLVTPLRDGMNLVAKEYVACRSDLGGALVLSEFTGAAAELRQAYLVNPHDLEGVKDTIEAALNQSDEDGRRRMRSLRRQVLAHDVDRWARSFLDALAEARPGNAD is encoded by the coding sequence ATGTCTCCCGGGGGAGGGCGAGGCGCGAAGGCGGCCAAATTCGGCAATTCCGACTTCGTCGTGGTCGCCAATCGGCTGCCGGTCGATCAGGAGCGCCTTCCCGACGGCACCACCGCGTGGAAACGCAGCCCGGGCGGGCTGGTCACGGCCCTCGAGCCGCTGCTGCGTCGCCAGCGCGGGGCGTGGGTCGGCTGGCCCGGGGTTGTCGCCGAGAACACCGACCAGGATGACGAGCCCATCGTTCAGGAGGACCTGGAGCTTCGGCCGGTCAGGCTGAGCGCCGACGACGTCGCCGAGTACTACGAGGGGTTCTCGAACGCCACGCTGTGGCCGCTGTATCACGACGTCATCGTCAAGCCGATCTACCACCGCGAATGGTGGGACCGCTACGTTGCGGTCAACCGCCGCTTCGCCGAAGCCACCTCCCGCGCCGCCGCAAAAGGCGCGACGGTCTGGGTGCAGGACTACCAGCTGCAGTTGGTGCCCGCGATGCTGCGCGAGTTGCGGCCCGATCTGACCATCGGTTTCTTCCTGCACATCCCTTTCCCGCCGGTCGAGCTCTTCATGCAGATGCCGTGGCGGACCGAGATCGTCGAGGGCCTGCTCGGCGCCGACCTGGTTGGCTTCCACCTGGCCGGCGGAGCACAGAACTTCCTGTTCCTGGCCCGACGGCTGATCGGCGCCAACACCTCGCGCGGTGCGGTGGGAGTGCGGTCGCGGTACGGCGAGGTCGAGCTCGAGTCCCGGGTGGTTCGGGTGGGGGCGTTCCCCATCTCCATCGACTCCAGCTCGCTGGACCAGGCGGCCCGGCACCGCGACATCAAGCGCCGTGCCCGCGAGATCCGGGCCGAGCTGGGCAACCCCCGCAAGGTGCTGCTCGGCGTCGACCGGCTCGACTACACCAAGGGCATCGACGTCCGGCTGAAGGCGTTTTCCGAGTTGCTTGCCGAGGGCCGGGTGAAGCGCGACGACACGGTGCTGGTCCAGCTGGCGACGCCCAGCCGGGAACGGGTGGACAGTTACCAGCAGCTGCGCAACGACATCGAGCGCCAGGTCGGCCACATCAACGGCGAGTACGGCGAAGTCGGGCATCCGGTGGTGCACTACCTGCACCGGCCGGTCCCCCGCGACGAGCTCATCGCGTTCTTCGTCGCCGCCGACGTCATGCTGGTCACCCCGCTGCGCGACGGGATGAACCTGGTCGCCAAGGAGTATGTCGCGTGCCGCAGCGATCTCGGCGGTGCGCTGGTCCTGTCCGAATTCACCGGTGCCGCCGCCGAACTCCGGCAGGCGTATCTGGTCAATCCGCACGACCTCGAGGGCGTCAAGGACACGATCGAGGCCGCGCTGAACCAATCGGACGAAGACGGTCGGCGCCGGATGCGGTCGCTGCGCCGCCAGGTCCTCGCGCACGACGTCGACCGCTGGGCGAGGTCGTTCCTCGATGCGCTCGCCGAAGCCCGACCCGGTAACGCCGATTAG
- a CDS encoding virulence factor Mce family protein, with product MHDRLTKIQLAIFAVITVITLTVMAIFYLRLPATFGIGTYGVSADFVAGGGLYKNANVTYRGVAVGRVESVGLSPNGVIADMRLNSGTAIPSNVTATVKSVSAVGEQYIDLVPPSSPATSKLVNGSRIERQNTRIGQDVADLLKRSETLVNSLGDTRLRELLHETFIAANGSGPEMARLYESARLLVDEANANYPQVSQLIDQAGPFLQAQIRAGGDIKSLSDGLARFTSEVRQADPQLRDTLATAPGATDEASTAFSGIRPSFPALAASLANLGRVGVIYHKSIEQLLVVLPALFAAIITMAGGPPLDEGGKLDFKLDLNDPPPCAVGFLPPPLMRTPADETVRELPKDMYCKTAQNDPSTVRGARNYPCQEFPGKRAPTIQLCRDPKGYVPIGRNPWRGPPVPYDTPMTNGLNVLPPNKFPYIPPGAEPDPGTPIVGPPPPGVAPGPGPLPNKQPAFDPPPPNDNGPPPPFTSWQPPGVPPVPPQLPYPKWLPPPAPPLGINPPPAGPGPEKPWGPPPGGQPQASGPPAYATYDEKTGAFVDPAGGTGIFAAGATGTSGAENWVDLMLDPRPM from the coding sequence ATGCACGACAGACTGACCAAGATCCAGCTGGCGATCTTCGCGGTGATCACCGTCATCACGCTGACCGTGATGGCGATCTTCTACCTGCGGTTGCCCGCGACGTTCGGTATCGGAACCTACGGCGTGAGCGCCGATTTCGTCGCCGGCGGCGGCCTGTACAAGAACGCCAACGTCACCTACCGCGGCGTGGCCGTCGGCCGCGTGGAGTCGGTGGGCCTGAGCCCCAACGGCGTCATCGCCGACATGCGGCTGAACAGCGGCACCGCCATCCCGTCGAACGTGACCGCGACCGTCAAGAGCGTGTCGGCGGTGGGCGAGCAGTACATCGACCTGGTGCCCCCGAGCTCACCGGCAACGAGCAAGCTGGTGAACGGATCTCGCATCGAGCGGCAGAACACCCGGATCGGCCAGGACGTCGCCGATCTGTTGAAGCGCTCGGAAACCTTGGTCAACAGCCTGGGCGACACCCGGCTGCGCGAGCTGCTGCACGAGACCTTCATCGCGGCCAACGGTTCCGGTCCGGAGATGGCCCGGCTGTACGAGTCGGCCCGGCTGCTGGTGGACGAGGCCAACGCCAACTATCCGCAAGTCTCGCAGTTGATCGATCAGGCCGGGCCGTTCCTGCAGGCCCAGATCCGCGCGGGCGGCGACATCAAGTCGCTGTCCGACGGACTGGCGCGGTTCACCTCCGAGGTGCGTCAGGCCGACCCGCAGCTTCGCGACACGCTGGCGACCGCCCCCGGCGCCACCGACGAGGCCAGCACCGCGTTCTCCGGCATCCGCCCCTCGTTCCCGGCGTTGGCCGCCAGCCTGGCCAACCTGGGCCGGGTCGGCGTGATCTACCACAAGTCGATCGAGCAGCTGCTGGTCGTCCTGCCGGCGCTGTTCGCCGCAATCATCACGATGGCGGGCGGTCCCCCCCTCGACGAAGGCGGAAAGCTGGACTTCAAGCTCGACCTCAACGACCCGCCGCCCTGCGCCGTCGGCTTCCTGCCGCCACCCTTGATGCGCACCCCGGCCGACGAGACGGTGCGCGAGCTGCCGAAGGACATGTACTGCAAGACCGCGCAGAACGATCCGAGCACCGTGCGCGGCGCGCGCAACTATCCGTGCCAGGAATTCCCGGGCAAGCGCGCGCCGACGATCCAGCTGTGTCGCGATCCCAAGGGCTACGTGCCGATCGGCCGCAACCCGTGGCGCGGCCCGCCGGTGCCCTACGACACCCCGATGACCAATGGCTTGAACGTGTTGCCGCCCAACAAGTTTCCGTATATCCCGCCGGGCGCCGAACCCGATCCGGGCACACCGATCGTCGGGCCGCCGCCGCCGGGCGTGGCGCCAGGTCCGGGGCCGTTACCGAACAAGCAGCCGGCCTTCGACCCGCCGCCGCCCAATGACAACGGGCCGCCGCCGCCGTTCACGTCGTGGCAGCCGCCCGGGGTCCCCCCGGTGCCGCCGCAGCTCCCCTACCCGAAGTGGCTGCCGCCGCCGGCACCGCCGTTGGGCATCAACCCGCCGCCGGCGGGTCCGGGGCCGGAGAAGCCGTGGGGTCCGCCGCCCGGCGGGCAGCCGCAGGCCAGCGGGCCCCCGGCCTATGCGACCTACGACGAGAAGACCGGCGCGTTTGTCGATCCGGCCGGTGGCACTGGTATCTTCGCGGCCGGCGCCACCGGTACCTCCGGCGCCGAGAACTGGGTGGACCTCATGCTTGATCCAAGGCCGATGTAA
- a CDS encoding ABC transporter permease: protein MNGQVGWVGLATSLILVAFAAGISLWRRLGLERQLAWAAARALVQLLLVGGALTLLFEPGRSLWWSWAWVAGMVAYAGDVARRRAPEVPRFAPLAVAAFAGAAVVTLGVIFGLRVFPLQGRTLVPVAGMMIGNSMTAMVLVARRLVDELRDKRDEVEARLALGQPSRQAAAPYLRIALRSAISPQIETTKATGLVFLPGAMTGLILAGVPPLQAVLVQAVVMFLILGSVAATTVVVAMGIVRLVFTRDHRLLPLGRRPETAG from the coding sequence ATGAACGGTCAAGTCGGCTGGGTGGGCCTGGCGACGTCGCTGATCCTGGTGGCGTTCGCGGCCGGGATCTCACTGTGGCGGCGGCTGGGTTTGGAGCGGCAGCTGGCGTGGGCCGCGGCCCGCGCGCTGGTGCAGCTGCTGCTGGTGGGCGGTGCGCTGACGCTGCTGTTCGAGCCGGGCCGGTCGCTGTGGTGGTCGTGGGCGTGGGTCGCCGGAATGGTGGCCTACGCCGGGGACGTCGCGCGGCGCAGGGCGCCGGAGGTGCCGCGCTTTGCGCCGCTGGCCGTGGCCGCCTTCGCCGGCGCGGCGGTGGTGACGCTGGGGGTGATCTTCGGCCTCCGGGTGTTCCCGTTGCAGGGGCGCACGCTGGTGCCGGTCGCCGGGATGATGATCGGCAACTCGATGACCGCCATGGTGCTGGTGGCCCGGCGGTTGGTCGACGAGCTGCGCGACAAACGCGACGAGGTCGAGGCCCGCCTTGCGCTGGGGCAACCGTCGAGGCAGGCCGCGGCGCCGTACCTGCGAATCGCCTTGCGCTCGGCGATCTCTCCGCAGATCGAGACGACCAAGGCCACCGGCCTGGTGTTCCTGCCGGGCGCGATGACCGGCCTCATCCTCGCCGGCGTGCCGCCCTTGCAGGCGGTGCTGGTGCAGGCCGTGGTGATGTTCTTGATCCTGGGTTCGGTCGCGGCCACCACCGTGGTCGTCGCGATGGGCATCGTGCGGCTGGTGTTCACCCGCGACCATCGGCTGCTGCCGCTGGGCCGGCGGCCCGAGACCGCCGGCTGA
- a CDS encoding LCP family protein: protein MARSGGAHRRHRAVRQPSRFRKGLTRTLGALVSVAAVGLTGAGYYVAHGALGGITVSNALQPDDPRSSGDNMNILLIGLDSRKDQDGNDLPNSILKHLHAGDSDDGGYNTNTMILVHVSADNRVVAFSIPRDDWVPFTGVPGYNHIKIKEAYGLTKQYVAQKLANQGNSTQKELETKGREAGRAATLRAVRNLTGVPIDYFAEVNLAGFFDLAQTLGGVDVCLNHPVYDSYSGADFPAGRQRLDASEALSFVRQRHGLDNGDLDRTHRQQAFISSVMQELQASGTFTNIDKLKNLMAVARKDVVLSAGWNDDMIQRLGGLAGGNVEFRTLPVVRYDTIDGQDVNIVDPAAIRSEVAAAIGSDTTTTAPATTAVKPDPSTVVDVVNAGSMSGQASEVSRALKKKGYTPGQVRDRESGDPTTTTVEYGAGAQTDAQNLATLLGVDAPKQPSPSVAAGHIRLTVDTNFSMPTPDETQMDDSTSTSSSTTTSTKAKSYYYNGTTTTYPTPDQGKPIDGGGVPCVN, encoded by the coding sequence ATGGCCCGCTCGGGCGGCGCGCATCGCCGTCATCGAGCCGTCCGTCAACCCTCCCGTTTCCGCAAGGGGCTGACGCGCACCCTGGGCGCGCTCGTCTCCGTGGCGGCCGTAGGGCTCACCGGGGCGGGCTATTACGTGGCACACGGCGCGCTGGGCGGCATCACCGTCTCCAACGCCCTGCAGCCCGACGACCCGCGGTCCAGCGGCGACAACATGAACATCCTGCTGATCGGCCTGGACTCACGTAAGGATCAGGACGGCAACGACCTGCCCAACTCGATCCTGAAGCATCTGCACGCCGGCGACTCCGACGACGGCGGCTACAACACCAACACGATGATCCTGGTGCACGTCAGCGCCGACAACAGGGTCGTGGCCTTCTCGATCCCCCGCGACGACTGGGTGCCCTTCACCGGGGTCCCGGGATACAACCACATCAAGATCAAAGAGGCGTACGGACTGACCAAGCAGTACGTCGCCCAAAAGCTGGCCAATCAGGGCAACAGCACCCAGAAGGAACTCGAAACCAAGGGCCGCGAGGCCGGCCGGGCGGCGACGCTGCGCGCGGTGCGAAACCTGACGGGCGTCCCCATCGACTACTTCGCCGAGGTCAACCTGGCCGGCTTCTTCGATCTGGCGCAGACCCTCGGCGGCGTCGACGTCTGCCTGAATCACCCCGTCTACGACTCGTACTCCGGCGCCGACTTCCCGGCCGGCCGGCAGCGGCTGGACGCGTCGGAGGCGCTGTCGTTCGTCCGGCAGCGGCACGGCCTGGACAACGGCGACCTGGACCGCACCCACCGCCAGCAGGCGTTCATCTCGTCGGTCATGCAGGAGCTGCAGGCCTCGGGCACCTTCACCAACATCGACAAGCTCAAGAACCTGATGGCCGTGGCGCGTAAGGACGTGGTGCTGTCGGCGGGCTGGAACGACGACATGATCCAACGGCTCGGCGGGCTGGCCGGCGGCAACGTCGAGTTCCGCACGCTGCCGGTGGTGCGCTACGACACCATCGACGGCCAGGACGTCAACATCGTCGACCCGGCGGCGATCAGGTCCGAGGTGGCGGCGGCGATCGGATCGGACACGACGACGACAGCGCCGGCGACCACCGCCGTGAAACCCGACCCGTCCACGGTCGTCGACGTGGTCAACGCCGGCAGCATGAGCGGTCAGGCCAGCGAGGTGTCACGCGCGCTGAAAAAGAAGGGCTATACCCCTGGCCAGGTCCGCGACCGCGAATCCGGCGACCCGACCACCACCACCGTGGAGTACGGCGCCGGTGCGCAGACCGACGCGCAGAACCTGGCCACCCTGCTCGGTGTGGACGCGCCCAAGCAGCCCAGCCCCAGCGTCGCGGCCGGACACATCCGGCTCACCGTGGACACGAATTTCTCGATGCCCACACCTGACGAGACCCAGATGGACGACTCGACGAGCACCAGCTCCAGCACGACGACGTCGACCAAGGCCAAGAGCTACTACTACAACGGCACCACCACGACGTATCCGACGCCCGATCAGGGAAAGCCGATCGACGGCGGCGGCGTGCCCTGCGTGAACTAG
- a CDS encoding SDR family oxidoreductase: MQLSFEDRTYLITGGGSGIGKGVAAGLVAAGASVMIVGRNADRLAAAVKEIEALPGDGSIRYEPADITNEEEAARAVDAVTAWHGRLHGVVHCAGGSETIGPITQIDSELWRRTIDLNVNGTMYVLKHSARELVRGGGGSFVGISSIAASNTHRWFGAYGVGKSALDHLMQLAADELGASWVRVNSIRPGLIRTELVAPILDSPELSADYRAITPLPRPGEVEDIANVAMFLLSDASSYVTGQIINVDGGVLLRRGPDFSAMLEPAFGADALRGVV, translated from the coding sequence GTGCAGCTTTCGTTCGAAGACCGGACCTATCTGATCACCGGCGGCGGCAGCGGGATCGGTAAGGGCGTGGCCGCCGGGCTGGTGGCGGCCGGCGCCTCCGTCATGATCGTCGGCCGCAACGCCGATCGCCTCGCGGCGGCCGTCAAGGAGATCGAAGCCCTCCCCGGCGACGGCTCCATTCGTTACGAGCCCGCCGACATCACCAACGAAGAGGAGGCGGCGCGCGCCGTCGACGCCGTGACGGCCTGGCATGGCCGGCTGCACGGCGTGGTGCACTGCGCGGGCGGATCGGAGACCATCGGACCGATCACCCAGATCGACTCGGAGTTGTGGCGGCGGACCATCGACCTCAACGTCAACGGAACCATGTACGTGCTCAAGCATTCCGCGCGCGAGCTGGTGCGCGGCGGCGGCGGATCGTTCGTCGGCATCTCGTCGATCGCGGCCAGCAACACCCACCGCTGGTTCGGCGCCTACGGCGTCGGCAAGTCGGCGCTGGACCACCTGATGCAGTTGGCCGCAGACGAACTGGGCGCATCGTGGGTGCGGGTCAACAGCATTCGCCCCGGCCTGATCCGCACCGAGCTGGTGGCGCCCATCCTCGATTCGCCCGAGCTGAGCGCCGACTACCGCGCCATCACGCCGCTGCCCCGGCCCGGCGAGGTCGAAGACATCGCGAACGTGGCGATGTTCCTGCTCAGCGACGCGTCCAGCTACGTGACCGGCCAGATCATCAACGTCGACGGCGGGGTGCTGTTGCGTCGCGGGCCGGATTTCTCGGCGATGCTGGAACCCGCCTTCGGCGCCGACGCGCTACGCGGCGTGGTCTGA
- a CDS encoding TDT family transporter yields the protein MGTGIVATAGAALPVHVVGLRAFALVVWVIAAALLVALIAVVGGHWLRHPTVVRTHARNPQMAHFYGAAPMALMTVGAGAVLVGRDLLGERIAVDLDWVLWTAGTLGGLFTAVSIPFLMFTQHEVEPDAAFGGWLMPVVPPMVTAATGALLLPHMAAGSGRTTMLYGCYAMFGLSLLASLNIIAMIWSRLTLYGTSGSARVPTLWIVLGPLGQSITAAGLLGANAALGVEPGLAEDLDAFAILYGVPVWGFAVLWIALATALTVRTLRRGMPFALTWWSLTFPVGTFVTGTSQLAGHTHLPAFRVAAAIAYAGLLFTWLLVTVRTARGSLRGNLLKLPPSTAPIKAHKDSARR from the coding sequence ATGGGCACCGGGATCGTCGCGACCGCCGGCGCCGCCCTTCCGGTTCACGTCGTGGGGTTGCGGGCATTCGCTCTGGTGGTCTGGGTGATCGCGGCCGCGCTGCTGGTGGCGCTGATCGCAGTGGTGGGTGGCCATTGGCTGCGCCACCCGACCGTGGTGCGCACCCACGCCCGCAATCCGCAGATGGCGCATTTCTACGGCGCGGCCCCGATGGCGCTGATGACGGTCGGCGCGGGAGCCGTGCTGGTCGGCAGGGACCTGCTCGGCGAGCGCATCGCCGTCGACCTGGACTGGGTGCTGTGGACCGCCGGCACGCTGGGCGGGCTGTTCACCGCCGTCAGCATTCCGTTCCTGATGTTCACCCAGCACGAGGTCGAGCCCGACGCGGCCTTCGGGGGCTGGTTGATGCCCGTCGTCCCGCCCATGGTGACCGCGGCGACCGGGGCGCTGCTGCTTCCCCATATGGCGGCCGGCAGCGGGCGCACGACCATGCTGTACGGCTGCTACGCGATGTTCGGCTTGTCGTTGCTGGCCTCGCTGAACATCATCGCGATGATCTGGAGCCGCCTGACCCTATACGGCACCTCGGGTTCCGCGCGGGTGCCGACGTTGTGGATCGTGTTGGGTCCGCTCGGCCAATCCATCACGGCCGCGGGGCTTTTGGGTGCCAACGCGGCACTGGGTGTCGAGCCCGGGCTGGCCGAGGACCTCGACGCGTTCGCGATCCTGTACGGCGTGCCGGTCTGGGGTTTCGCGGTGTTGTGGATCGCGCTCGCGACCGCGCTGACGGTGCGCACGCTGCGCCGCGGAATGCCGTTCGCGCTGACGTGGTGGAGCCTGACCTTCCCGGTCGGAACCTTTGTCACCGGCACCTCCCAGCTGGCCGGTCACACCCACCTGCCCGCGTTCCGGGTGGCGGCGGCGATCGCCTATGCGGGGCTGCTGTTCACCTGGCTGC
- a CDS encoding enoyl-CoA hydratase has protein sequence MTVSEQADAGAADANAPELVAYETLDEGRIARIWLNRPDAHNAQSRGLLVQLDEAFGRAEADDTVRVVILAARGRNFSAGHDLGSEQALAERAPGPGQHPSFRSRGATLEPIMEKLYHQEWHYFFENTCRWRDLRKITIAQVQGNAISAGLMLIWACDLIVAADNAKFSDVVAVRLGMPGVEYYAHPWEFGPRKAKELLLTGDSIDADEAHRLGMVSKIFPVDELEEKTLEFARRIAERPTMASLLIKDSVNAASDAMGYTEALRHAFHVHLLGHAHWAAFNENRWPVGQPPHVEDWRDAKPTKLARRDTP, from the coding sequence ATGACAGTCTCCGAGCAAGCCGACGCCGGGGCGGCCGACGCCAACGCCCCGGAACTGGTGGCCTACGAAACCCTCGACGAGGGCCGCATCGCCCGGATCTGGCTGAACCGGCCCGATGCCCACAACGCCCAGAGCCGCGGCCTGCTGGTCCAACTCGACGAGGCGTTCGGCCGGGCCGAGGCCGACGACACGGTTCGCGTGGTGATCCTGGCGGCACGCGGCAGGAACTTCTCCGCCGGCCATGACCTGGGTTCCGAGCAGGCGCTGGCCGAGCGTGCACCGGGGCCGGGCCAGCATCCCAGCTTCCGCTCGCGGGGGGCCACGCTCGAGCCGATCATGGAGAAGCTGTACCACCAGGAGTGGCACTACTTCTTCGAAAACACTTGCCGCTGGCGCGATCTGCGCAAGATCACGATCGCCCAGGTGCAGGGCAACGCGATCTCGGCCGGGTTGATGCTGATCTGGGCCTGCGATCTGATCGTCGCGGCCGACAATGCGAAGTTCAGCGATGTGGTCGCGGTTCGCCTGGGTATGCCAGGCGTCGAATACTACGCCCACCCTTGGGAATTCGGGCCGCGTAAGGCCAAAGAGCTGCTGCTGACCGGGGATTCGATCGATGCGGACGAGGCGCACCGGCTCGGCATGGTCTCGAAAATCTTCCCCGTCGACGAATTAGAGGAAAAGACACTCGAATTCGCGCGACGCATCGCCGAGCGGCCCACGATGGCGTCGCTGCTCATCAAGGATTCGGTCAATGCCGCCTCCGACGCGATGGGTTACACCGAGGCGCTGCGGCACGCCTTCCACGTGCACCTGCTGGGGCATGCCCACTGGGCGGCGTTCAACGAGAACCGGTGGCCGGTCGGTCAGCCTCCGCACGTCGAGGACTGGCGTGACGCGAAGCCGACGAAGCTGGCGCGCCGCGACACGCCGTAG